A single region of the Microlunatus panaciterrae genome encodes:
- a CDS encoding SDR family NAD(P)-dependent oxidoreductase, which translates to MHLSTADVVLVTGGASGLGEATVRAFVDRGARAVIVDLASSRAAELAAELGEAARFVAADVRDEQQVLAAVETARSLGTLRVVVNCAGVATPGRIVGKRGVLPLEDFRTVVEINLVGTFNVLRLAAAAMIDNEPVDGDRGVIVMTASVAAFDGQIGQAAYAASKGGIVALTLTSARDLADKAIRVMTIAPGTMETPMMAGLPGDTKKVLEALVPHPSRLGRPEEYAMLVEQIVQNPLLNGEVIRLDGALRMPPR; encoded by the coding sequence ATGCACCTATCCACCGCAGATGTCGTCCTGGTCACCGGTGGCGCCTCCGGTCTGGGGGAGGCAACCGTGCGTGCTTTCGTTGATCGCGGCGCCCGGGCCGTCATCGTCGACCTGGCGTCGTCCCGGGCAGCTGAGCTGGCCGCGGAGCTGGGCGAGGCGGCGCGGTTCGTCGCTGCAGACGTGCGCGACGAGCAACAGGTGCTCGCGGCCGTCGAGACCGCCCGCTCACTGGGCACCCTGCGGGTGGTGGTCAACTGCGCCGGTGTCGCCACTCCGGGCCGGATCGTGGGCAAACGGGGAGTGCTGCCGCTGGAAGACTTTCGTACGGTGGTGGAGATCAACCTGGTCGGGACCTTCAACGTGCTCCGGTTGGCCGCCGCCGCCATGATCGACAACGAGCCGGTCGACGGGGATCGTGGGGTGATCGTGATGACCGCCAGCGTCGCCGCCTTCGACGGTCAGATCGGCCAAGCCGCCTACGCAGCCAGCAAGGGTGGCATCGTCGCCCTGACGCTCACTTCGGCCAGAGACCTTGCAGACAAGGCGATCCGGGTGATGACGATCGCTCCGGGGACGATGGAGACGCCGATGATGGCCGGCCTGCCTGGGGACACCAAGAAGGTCCTGGAGGCGCTGGTGCCGCACCCGTCGCGGCTGGGCCGGCCGGAGGAGTACGCCATGCTGGTCGAGCAGATCGTGCAGAACCCGCTGCTGAACGGCGAGGTCATTAGGCTCGACGGAGCCCTGCGGATGCCGCCGCGCTGA
- a CDS encoding acyl-CoA dehydrogenase family protein — protein sequence MTVDRVLPSAEAYDLIELVREIARQELAPLAAEAEAAEQFPRAAFTLLGRAGLLGLPYPERWGGSGQPYEVYLQALEEIAAAWMSVGVGVSVHVMACHALANEGTDQQRDRYLPELVGGELLGAYALSEAQAGSDISGLSTKAQETDGEYSLSGAKAWITHGSQADFYTTFARTSDDPKGGISCFLVPASAPGLTFGSPERKMGLTASTTATVYFDSVPVASDRRICAEGEGMRMALSALDSGRLGIAACATGLAQAALDCAVSFARERRQFGQPIAEFQGIQFMLAEMAAAVDTARAGYLLAARKRDAGRPFTRDAAVAKLVATDAAMKVTTDAVQVLGGYGYTRDFPAERYLREAKVTQIFEGTNQIQRLVIARQLLR from the coding sequence ATGACCGTCGATCGCGTCCTGCCCAGCGCGGAGGCCTATGACCTCATCGAGCTGGTGCGCGAGATCGCCCGGCAAGAGCTGGCCCCGCTGGCAGCCGAGGCGGAGGCGGCCGAGCAGTTCCCGCGGGCGGCATTCACCCTGCTGGGTCGCGCCGGTCTGCTCGGTCTGCCCTACCCGGAGCGTTGGGGCGGGTCGGGTCAGCCCTACGAGGTGTATCTGCAGGCGCTGGAAGAGATTGCCGCCGCCTGGATGAGCGTCGGGGTGGGTGTCTCCGTGCATGTGATGGCGTGTCACGCCCTCGCCAACGAAGGCACCGACCAGCAGCGTGATCGTTATCTCCCGGAACTGGTCGGCGGTGAGCTGTTGGGTGCCTACGCGCTGTCCGAGGCCCAGGCCGGCTCCGACATCTCCGGTCTGTCGACCAAAGCCCAGGAGACCGATGGCGAGTATTCCCTCTCGGGTGCGAAGGCCTGGATCACCCACGGCTCACAGGCTGACTTCTACACCACCTTCGCTCGAACCAGCGATGATCCCAAGGGCGGCATCAGCTGCTTCCTGGTACCTGCCTCGGCGCCGGGGCTGACGTTCGGCAGCCCGGAGAGGAAGATGGGGCTCACCGCCTCCACCACTGCCACGGTCTATTTCGACTCGGTTCCGGTCGCGTCCGACCGGCGGATCTGTGCCGAGGGCGAGGGCATGCGGATGGCGCTGTCCGCGCTGGACTCCGGCAGGCTCGGGATTGCCGCCTGCGCCACCGGCCTGGCCCAGGCGGCGCTCGACTGCGCGGTGTCCTTCGCCCGGGAGCGCCGACAGTTCGGGCAGCCGATCGCGGAGTTCCAGGGCATCCAGTTCATGCTGGCCGAGATGGCAGCTGCGGTGGATACGGCCCGGGCCGGCTATCTGCTGGCGGCCCGCAAGCGGGACGCCGGTCGCCCGTTCACCCGGGACGCGGCGGTGGCCAAGCTGGTCGCCACCGACGCGGCGATGAAGGTGACCACGGACGCTGTGCAGGTGCTCGGCGGCTACGGTTACACCCGGGACTTCCCGGCCGAGCGCTATCTGCGGGAGGCCAAGGTCACCCAGATCTTCGAGGGCACCAATCAGATCCAGCGGCTGGTGATCGCCCGGCAACTCCTGCGCTGA
- a CDS encoding TetR/AcrR family transcriptional regulator, with product MEANQSNRRLTRRQAQLRDALVDLVLAEGFSHLTMDDFAARLGCSKRTLYALADSKDQLATEAVKLFFRRATVAVEQAIAHTRKPERLVTRYLEAAAEALQPASRAFLDDMAALAPAREVYDANTAVAAQRVRQLIDAGTRSGSFRKVPATFVAEVVTSTMRRITSGEVQAATGLNDAQAYTELAKLVVAAVRR from the coding sequence ATGGAGGCCAACCAGAGCAATCGGCGACTCACCCGGCGGCAGGCGCAGCTGCGCGATGCACTGGTGGATCTGGTGCTGGCGGAGGGGTTCAGCCACCTCACCATGGACGACTTCGCCGCCAGGCTGGGATGTTCGAAGCGCACGCTCTATGCGTTGGCCGACAGCAAGGACCAGCTGGCGACAGAGGCGGTCAAGCTGTTCTTCCGACGGGCCACCGTCGCGGTGGAGCAGGCCATCGCCCACACCCGCAAGCCGGAGCGGCTGGTGACCCGCTATCTCGAGGCGGCGGCCGAGGCCCTCCAACCAGCTTCCCGCGCCTTCCTCGATGACATGGCCGCGCTGGCACCGGCGCGAGAGGTGTACGACGCCAACACGGCCGTCGCCGCGCAGCGGGTCCGGCAGCTGATCGACGCCGGAACGCGGTCGGGCAGCTTCCGCAAGGTGCCGGCCACCTTCGTCGCAGAGGTGGTCACCTCGACGATGCGGCGCATCACGTCCGGAGAGGTGCAGGCCGCTACCGGGCTCAACGATGCCCAGGCCTATACGGAGCTGGCCAAGCTGGTGGTGGCCGCCGTCCGTCGATGA
- a CDS encoding MarR family transcriptional regulator: protein MTEDLRKLGQDLITISGRVVRWVPHQGFNLSLAATRTLAKLYDLGPTSISDLAISERSSQPTISNHVQRLETLGLVARKHSDTDARVWLITVTDRGLQELTAMRDQIGANIAPLLAELSESDRQAIRDGLDAIRRLLNGGS from the coding sequence GTGACCGAGGATCTTCGCAAGCTGGGACAAGACCTGATCACGATCAGTGGTCGAGTAGTCCGTTGGGTGCCCCATCAAGGCTTCAACCTGAGCCTCGCAGCCACCCGGACGCTGGCCAAGCTGTACGACCTCGGTCCCACCAGCATCAGCGATCTGGCGATCTCGGAACGCTCCTCGCAGCCGACCATCTCCAACCATGTCCAACGCCTCGAGACGCTTGGGCTGGTGGCCCGCAAGCACAGTGACACCGATGCCCGCGTCTGGCTGATCACGGTCACCGACCGGGGCCTGCAGGAGCTGACCGCGATGCGGGACCAGATCGGGGCCAACATCGCGCCGCTGCTCGCCGAGCTGTCGGAGTCCGACCGTCAGGCCATCCGGGATGGCCTGGACGCGATCCGGCGACTGCTGAACGGCGGCTCCTGA
- a CDS encoding glycoside hydrolase family 3 protein — protein MEPTYALTEDGIRYRDLNGNGRLDPYENPDLPVEERVEDLLSQMTVADKAGMMFQNSIETGPDGQLVEGAGVIDRTGTSELVRDRRMNHFNVHALPDPAAAARWSNALQRLAESTPLGIPVTLSTDPRHAFTQNAGASFMAGHFSQWPEPLGLAAIGDVALVRRFADTARQEYLAVGIRAALHPTVDLATEPRWARQFHTFGQDAELVAALAAAYLQGFQGDTLTSDSVACTTKHFPGGGPQADGEDAHFPYGKDQVYPGGIFDYHLIPFRKAIGERTAAIMPYYGRPVGLEIDGEPIEEVGFGFNRQIISGLLRTALGYDGVVVTDWGLVSDTEVGDRVLPARAWGVEDLTPAGRMLKILDAGCDQFGGESCPELLLQLVASSDVAEQRLDESVRRLLRVKFELGLFDNPYVDEDRASAVLGSAPFAQLGHDAQVAAITGLKTTAGVLPLTSATKVYAEGVDPATLEQFATSVATPDEAEVILVRSATPFDFRDSLFLEAFFKAGTLEFADAEVAHLQELAGKAPLILDLYLDRPAILTPLLESAAVITANFGASDRALLEVLSGRQRAVGRLQFELPSSMEAVRRSRSDVGSDTDAPVYGVGHRVELM, from the coding sequence ATGGAACCGACGTACGCGTTGACCGAGGACGGGATCCGCTACCGCGACCTTAACGGCAACGGACGGCTCGACCCGTACGAGAACCCCGACCTGCCGGTGGAGGAGCGGGTCGAGGATCTGCTCTCCCAGATGACCGTCGCGGACAAGGCCGGGATGATGTTCCAGAACTCGATCGAGACCGGCCCGGATGGCCAGCTGGTCGAGGGCGCCGGCGTCATCGACCGGACCGGCACGTCGGAGCTGGTCCGAGACAGGCGGATGAACCACTTCAACGTGCATGCCCTGCCCGACCCGGCCGCGGCGGCACGGTGGAGCAACGCCCTGCAGCGGCTCGCCGAGAGCACGCCGTTGGGCATCCCCGTCACGCTCTCCACCGACCCGAGGCACGCCTTCACCCAGAACGCTGGAGCCTCCTTCATGGCGGGCCACTTCTCACAGTGGCCGGAGCCGCTGGGGTTGGCAGCGATCGGTGACGTGGCGCTGGTCCGGCGGTTCGCCGACACGGCCCGGCAGGAGTATCTGGCGGTGGGCATCAGGGCCGCCCTGCACCCCACCGTGGATCTGGCCACCGAGCCGCGCTGGGCGCGGCAGTTCCACACGTTCGGCCAGGACGCCGAGCTGGTCGCGGCGCTGGCCGCCGCCTATCTGCAGGGTTTCCAGGGCGACACTCTGACATCCGACTCAGTGGCCTGTACCACCAAGCACTTCCCGGGCGGCGGCCCGCAGGCCGACGGCGAGGATGCGCATTTCCCTTACGGCAAGGACCAGGTCTACCCGGGGGGAATTTTCGACTACCACCTGATCCCGTTCCGGAAGGCGATCGGCGAACGGACGGCGGCGATCATGCCCTATTACGGCCGTCCGGTCGGGCTGGAGATCGATGGCGAGCCGATTGAGGAGGTCGGGTTCGGGTTCAACCGGCAGATCATCAGCGGCCTACTGCGGACCGCGCTCGGCTACGACGGTGTGGTGGTGACCGACTGGGGTCTGGTCAGTGACACCGAGGTCGGTGACCGGGTGCTGCCCGCGCGGGCCTGGGGAGTGGAGGATCTGACACCAGCGGGACGGATGCTGAAGATCCTGGACGCCGGCTGTGACCAGTTCGGCGGTGAGAGCTGTCCCGAGCTGCTGCTGCAGCTGGTCGCGAGCTCCGACGTGGCGGAGCAGCGCCTGGACGAGTCGGTCCGACGGCTGCTCCGAGTGAAATTCGAGCTCGGCCTGTTCGACAACCCCTATGTGGACGAGGATCGCGCGTCGGCCGTGCTGGGCAGCGCACCCTTCGCACAGTTGGGGCACGACGCCCAGGTGGCCGCCATCACCGGTCTGAAGACAACGGCGGGTGTGCTGCCGCTGACGAGCGCCACGAAGGTGTACGCCGAAGGGGTCGACCCGGCGACTCTGGAGCAGTTCGCGACCTCCGTGGCCACGCCCGATGAGGCGGAGGTGATCCTGGTCCGCTCCGCCACCCCGTTCGACTTCCGTGACAGCTTGTTCCTGGAGGCGTTCTTCAAGGCGGGCACGCTGGAGTTCGCCGACGCCGAGGTGGCCCACCTGCAGGAGCTGGCCGGAAAGGCACCGTTGATCTTGGACCTCTATCTGGACCGACCGGCGATCCTGACCCCACTGCTCGAGTCTGCGGCGGTGATCACGGCCAACTTCGGGGCGAGCGACCGGGCCCTGTTGGAGGTGCTGAGCGGGCGTCAGCGGGCGGTGGGGCGGCTGCAGTTCGAGCTGCCGAGCTCGATGGAGGCCGTTCGACGGTCACGATCCGATGTCGGCTCCGACACCGACGCACCGGTGTACGGCGTCGGACACCGGGTGGAGCTGATGTGA